The following coding sequences are from one Sphingobium sp. RAC03 window:
- a CDS encoding acyl-CoA dehydrogenase family protein: protein MSMTRSELQDAAAKAFDGDLTPDAAQSWTLITDMGWLMMAVPEDQGGLGLGREAVGVIHQALGRTLVAGPTIAQMLVIEALSGTAQDELLGRAMAGEVMTASLSEGLTAVPDADRASHLLLVDAERVALLQTQGLGLTARATWDKTRRLFDVDAGEQQGIVLAQGEAALALGNRLSALRSLALAADSLGGADAALRMTIDYLETRRQFDRPLALFQALKHRVADMKTALVAAEALFWARGDDPDADAIRMGAMKAHAANVYRLIAEEAVQLHGGIGLTMEHPCHLFLKRATLNAALGGDADHWEEAAGRRMLAA from the coding sequence ATGAGCATGACGCGAAGCGAATTGCAGGACGCCGCCGCCAAGGCGTTCGACGGCGACCTGACCCCCGACGCAGCGCAGAGCTGGACCCTGATCACCGACATGGGATGGCTGATGATGGCCGTGCCGGAGGATCAGGGCGGGCTGGGCCTTGGCCGCGAGGCGGTGGGGGTGATCCATCAGGCGTTGGGGCGGACATTGGTGGCGGGGCCGACGATCGCGCAGATGCTGGTGATCGAGGCGCTGAGCGGCACGGCGCAGGACGAACTGTTGGGCCGGGCGATGGCGGGCGAGGTAATGACCGCGTCGCTGAGCGAAGGCCTGACCGCCGTGCCGGATGCCGACCGGGCCAGCCATCTGCTGTTGGTCGATGCAGAGCGGGTGGCGTTGCTACAGACGCAGGGCCTTGGCCTGACGGCGCGGGCGACGTGGGACAAGACGCGGCGGCTGTTCGATGTTGATGCCGGTGAGCAACAAGGCATAGTGCTGGCGCAAGGGGAAGCGGCGCTGGCGCTCGGCAATCGCCTGTCGGCGCTGCGCAGCCTCGCCCTCGCGGCCGACAGCCTGGGCGGGGCCGACGCGGCGCTGCGCATGACGATCGACTATCTCGAAACGCGGCGGCAGTTCGACCGGCCGCTGGCGCTGTTCCAGGCGTTGAAGCATCGCGTCGCCGACATGAAGACCGCGCTGGTGGCGGCGGAAGCGCTATTCTGGGCGCGGGGCGACGACCCCGACGCCGATGCGATCCGCATGGGCGCGATGAAGGCCCATGCCGCCAACGTCTATCGTCTGATCGCCGAGGAAGCGGTCCAGCTCCATGGCGGCATCGGCCTGACCATGGAGCATCCTTGTCACTTGTTCCTCAAGCGCGCGACGCTGAACGCCGCGCTGGGCGGCGACGCGGACCATTGGGAGGAAGCGGCCGGGCGGCGCATGCTTGCCGCCTGA
- a CDS encoding aldo/keto reductase has product MSLLPSPRTVGPFTVKAIGLGCMNLSHAYLPRPDAQKADRLLRHALDVGVDFFDTAALYGFGANEELLGRTLMHRRDDFTLASKCVLGGKDGQRGIDGSPAAITATLEDSLRRLQVEHIDLYYLHRLDPNVPIEESVGALVRAVEAGKIGAIGLSEMSAATLRRAHAVHPIAAMQTEYSPWTRNAEVAVLDACGELGVAFVAFSPVARGVLAGGVGADGVPEGDIRAAMPRFQSPHFERNMELAAAFGAIAADAGCTMAQLSLAWVLSRRPYIVAIPGTTSIAHLDEDLATLTLDLSADTLAAVDALFTFEAVSGPRYPRAAQAQVDTETWDGEPMA; this is encoded by the coding sequence ATGAGCCTATTGCCCTCGCCCCGCACTGTCGGTCCCTTTACGGTCAAGGCCATCGGCCTTGGCTGCATGAACCTCAGCCACGCCTATCTGCCCCGCCCCGACGCGCAAAAGGCCGATCGGCTGCTGCGCCATGCGCTCGATGTCGGGGTCGATTTCTTCGATACCGCCGCGCTCTATGGGTTCGGCGCGAATGAGGAGTTGTTGGGCCGCACGCTGATGCACCGGCGCGACGACTTCACGCTGGCCAGCAAATGCGTATTGGGCGGCAAGGATGGGCAGCGTGGCATCGACGGATCGCCAGCGGCTATCACTGCGACGCTGGAAGATTCGCTGCGGCGGCTGCAGGTCGAGCATATCGACCTCTATTATCTGCACCGGCTCGACCCCAATGTCCCGATCGAGGAGTCGGTGGGTGCGCTCGTCCGTGCCGTCGAAGCGGGCAAGATTGGTGCGATCGGCCTGTCGGAAATGTCCGCCGCCACGCTGCGCCGTGCCCATGCGGTGCATCCGATCGCCGCGATGCAAACCGAATATTCGCCCTGGACCCGCAACGCCGAAGTCGCGGTGCTGGACGCCTGCGGGGAGCTGGGCGTCGCCTTCGTCGCCTTCTCGCCGGTCGCGCGCGGCGTGCTGGCGGGCGGGGTCGGCGCGGACGGCGTGCCGGAAGGGGACATCCGTGCCGCCATGCCGCGTTTCCAATCGCCGCATTTCGAGCGGAATATGGAATTGGCCGCCGCCTTTGGCGCAATCGCGGCGGATGCGGGCTGCACCATGGCGCAGCTTAGCCTCGCCTGGGTATTGTCGCGCCGTCCCTATATCGTCGCGATCCCCGGCACGACCAGTATCGCCCATCTGGACGAGGATCTGGCGACGCTGACGCTCGACCTGTCGGCCGATACGCTGGCGGCGGTCGACGCGCTGTTCACCTTCGAAGCGGTGTCCGGCCCGCGCTATCCCCGCGCGGCACAGGCGCAGGTGGACACCGAAACCTGGGACGGCGAGCCGATGGCTTGA
- a CDS encoding acyl-CoA dehydrogenase family protein — translation MSDALDGLRQEVREWLAIHAPKDWRAHSTSEAAFLAMQRSWFATLVKGGYAVPHWPEGWPGGGRSLAEQKVIYEEFARADTPRLLLSFMSTYHAASTLFEWGSAEQQQRYIPRILEGEIWCQGFSEPGAGSDLAALRTRAERKGDVYVVNGQKLWSTMGQFANQCLLLVRTSNEGVKQAGLTYLLLDLKVPGVTARPIHQIHGDEEFAEIFLDNVEIPVANRLGEEGQGWAVAQSTLSSERGLTLLELSARMRGAMWRIADLIRTQRRANDAGILRDLGKLATKIDATCAVADQFLANRIAGEEKVGDASIVKLAYARALRDFTALGLRIGGLDAQYHAPITFGGGMETGNWMADFMNSYAWTIAGGSDEVQRNIIAERLLGMPREPKSWTLKESAA, via the coding sequence TTGAGCGACGCATTGGACGGCTTGCGGCAGGAGGTGCGCGAATGGCTCGCCATTCATGCGCCAAAGGACTGGCGCGCGCACAGCACGAGCGAAGCCGCCTTTCTCGCCATGCAACGCAGTTGGTTCGCGACGCTGGTGAAGGGTGGCTATGCGGTGCCGCATTGGCCCGAAGGTTGGCCGGGCGGCGGGCGATCGCTGGCCGAGCAGAAGGTGATTTACGAGGAATTTGCCCGCGCCGATACGCCGCGCCTGCTGCTATCCTTCATGTCCACCTATCATGCCGCATCGACCTTGTTCGAATGGGGCAGCGCGGAACAGCAGCAGCGTTACATTCCCCGCATCCTTGAGGGCGAAATCTGGTGTCAGGGCTTTTCCGAGCCGGGCGCGGGGTCGGACCTTGCCGCATTGCGCACACGCGCCGAGCGGAAAGGCGACGTCTATGTCGTCAACGGGCAAAAGCTCTGGTCGACAATGGGGCAGTTTGCCAACCAATGCCTGCTGTTGGTGCGGACCAGCAATGAAGGGGTCAAGCAAGCGGGGCTGACCTATTTGCTGCTGGATTTGAAGGTACCAGGCGTCACTGCACGGCCGATCCACCAAATTCATGGCGACGAGGAATTTGCCGAAATCTTCCTCGACAATGTCGAGATACCGGTGGCCAACCGGCTGGGCGAGGAAGGCCAGGGCTGGGCGGTGGCGCAATCGACCCTGTCGTCCGAACGCGGACTGACGCTGCTGGAGCTGAGCGCGCGGATGCGCGGAGCGATGTGGCGGATTGCAGACCTCATCCGCACGCAACGCCGGGCGAACGATGCGGGGATTCTGCGCGACCTGGGCAAGCTGGCGACAAAGATCGATGCGACCTGCGCCGTCGCCGACCAGTTTCTCGCCAATCGCATCGCAGGTGAGGAAAAGGTGGGCGACGCCTCGATCGTCAAGCTGGCCTATGCGCGCGCGCTGCGTGACTTTACGGCGCTTGGGCTGCGGATTGGCGGGCTGGACGCGCAATATCACGCGCCGATCACCTTTGGCGGCGGCATGGAAACGGGCAATTGGATGGCCGATTTCATGAACAGCTATGCCTGGACGATCGCGGGCGGCAGCGATGAGGTGCAGCGCAATATCATCGCCGAGCGGCTGCTGGGGATGCCGCGCGAACCCAAAAGCTGGACCTTGAAGGAGAGCGCGGCATGA